The Xanthomonas sontii genome contains a region encoding:
- the mnmA gene encoding tRNA 2-thiouridine(34) synthase MnmA, which produces MSGAAVMVGVSGGVDSSVAAWQLVQQGAAAVSGLFMQNWADDGSGDCRADDDRRDAVAVCGRLGIPFHFRDFSQEYWQGVFAHFLAEYAAGRTPNPDVLCNREVKFKHFLDAARELGAERIATGHYARVDSLGGRWRLLRGLDRNKDQSYFLHQLGQAQLAATLFPVGELPKEQVRRIAREAGLPTHAKKDSTGICFIGERDFREFLGRYLPARRGEIRDPHEQVVAEHPGVFYFTLGQREGLNIGGVRGRAAAPWYVVGKDVARNVLYVDQDRDSPYLMANGLQSEAAHWIAGAPPAQRFECTAQTRYRQADEPCTVEVGDDGTLSVRFARPQRAVTPGQSLVLYQGEECLGGAVIATTDAPLERRLAQQAPAVHEDPIR; this is translated from the coding sequence ATGAGCGGTGCAGCGGTCATGGTCGGGGTCTCCGGCGGCGTGGATTCGTCGGTGGCGGCCTGGCAGCTGGTCCAGCAGGGCGCGGCGGCGGTGTCCGGCCTGTTCATGCAGAACTGGGCCGACGACGGCAGCGGCGACTGCCGTGCCGACGACGATCGCCGCGATGCGGTGGCGGTGTGCGGGCGACTGGGCATCCCCTTCCATTTCCGCGACTTTTCGCAGGAGTACTGGCAAGGCGTGTTCGCGCACTTCCTGGCCGAATATGCCGCCGGGCGCACGCCCAACCCGGACGTGCTGTGCAACCGCGAGGTCAAGTTCAAGCATTTCCTGGACGCGGCGCGGGAACTCGGCGCCGAGCGCATCGCCACCGGCCACTACGCGCGGGTGGACAGCCTCGGCGGCCGCTGGCGGCTGCTGCGCGGGCTGGACCGCAACAAGGACCAGAGCTACTTCCTGCACCAGCTGGGCCAGGCGCAACTGGCCGCGACCCTGTTCCCGGTCGGCGAACTGCCCAAGGAACAGGTGCGCCGCATCGCCCGCGAAGCCGGCCTGCCGACCCACGCCAAGAAGGATTCCACCGGCATCTGCTTCATCGGCGAACGCGATTTCCGCGAATTCCTCGGCCGCTACCTGCCGGCGCGGCGCGGCGAGATCCGCGACCCGCACGAGCAGGTCGTGGCCGAGCATCCGGGGGTGTTCTACTTCACCCTGGGCCAGCGCGAGGGCCTGAACATCGGCGGGGTGCGCGGCCGCGCCGCGGCGCCGTGGTACGTGGTCGGCAAGGACGTCGCCCGCAACGTGCTGTACGTCGACCAGGACCGCGACAGCCCCTACCTGATGGCCAACGGGCTGCAGTCCGAGGCCGCTCACTGGATCGCCGGTGCGCCGCCGGCGCAGCGCTTCGAGTGCACCGCGCAGACCCGCTATCGCCAGGCCGACGAGCCCTGCACGGTCGAGGTCGGCGACGACGGCACCCTGTCGGTCCGCTTCGCGCGCCCGCAGCGCGCCGTCACCCCCGGGCAGTCGCTGGTGCTGTACCAGGGCGAGGAATGCCTGGGCGGCGCCGTGATCGCCACCACCGATGCCCCGCTGGAGCGCCGCCTGGCGCAGCAGGCCCCCGCCGTACACGAGGACCCGATTCGATGA
- the hflD gene encoding high frequency lysogenization protein HflD: protein MTDSMDARMLALAGMAQALQQVRRIAETGQSEASLVRTLLDSVFRIDASSPEAVYGRRADLAPGLRLLHNYFRNQGQDEVLPRLALAVIQLERRFAGDAETDAKVDAGLARIAPLLERHADSTHPEVIAALGQLYADTISHLRPRVMVQGNPHYLGQAGVVAEIRALLLAAVRSAVLWRQMGGSLWDFLLAKRRMRETVDRALR, encoded by the coding sequence ATGACCGATTCCATGGACGCGCGCATGCTGGCGCTGGCGGGCATGGCCCAGGCCCTGCAGCAGGTGCGGCGCATTGCCGAGACCGGCCAGTCGGAGGCGTCGCTGGTGCGCACCCTGCTCGACAGCGTGTTCCGCATCGACGCATCCAGCCCCGAAGCGGTCTATGGCCGCCGTGCCGACCTGGCGCCGGGGCTGCGCCTGCTGCACAACTACTTCCGCAACCAGGGCCAGGACGAGGTGCTGCCGCGGCTGGCGCTGGCGGTGATCCAGCTGGAACGGCGCTTCGCCGGCGATGCCGAGACCGACGCCAAGGTCGATGCCGGCCTGGCCCGGATCGCGCCGCTGCTGGAGCGCCATGCCGACAGCACCCACCCCGAGGTGATCGCGGCGTTGGGCCAGCTCTACGCCGACACCATCAGCCACCTGCGCCCGCGGGTGATGGTGCAGGGCAACCCGCATTACCTCGGTCAGGCCGGGGTGGTGGCGGAGATCCGCGCGCTGCTGCTGGCGGCGGTGCGTTCGGCGGTGCTGTGGCGGCAGATGGGCGGCAGCCTGTGGGATTTCCTGCTGGCCAAGCGGCGCATGCGCGAGACTGTGGACCGCGCCTTGCGCTGA
- a CDS encoding methyl-accepting chemotaxis protein, which produces MYSRLLIRLAAPLALTLLFPIAAGFDWPAPVRWAILTTMTLSWLGFAGWTAYSQSRRSPEQAKVMREQDHLLTELRSFVGNEIEGSRSEIERARELIRQAVSGLGGSFEAMNRKSRQQSVALARIVDRAGEDGGAGVDVARFAQHASQRMEQLVEALEQVSGQSSTTVHYIDDMSQHLDGIFALLEDVKSIADQTNLLALNAAIEAARAGEAGRGFAVVADEVRNLSERSTTFNEQIRKLAHSSKDAIAKVRETVSNMASRDMDRSREARAEAAAMLDNVAAINHSLGDGMREISECGRAIDSSVAEAVRALQFEDIATQALGGVHTHLDRLTAINREAVALQELLHRNGGVFDHELLDALQRVGNRLRDMRTEWERPPHKPVAQQSMGAGTVELF; this is translated from the coding sequence ATGTACTCACGCCTCCTGATCCGTCTGGCCGCCCCGCTCGCCCTGACGCTGCTGTTCCCCATCGCCGCCGGCTTCGATTGGCCGGCCCCGGTCCGTTGGGCCATCCTCACCACCATGACGCTGAGCTGGCTCGGTTTCGCCGGCTGGACCGCGTACAGCCAGAGCCGGCGCTCGCCGGAGCAGGCCAAGGTCATGCGCGAGCAGGACCACCTGCTGACCGAGCTGCGCAGCTTCGTCGGCAACGAGATCGAGGGCTCGCGCTCGGAGATCGAACGTGCCCGCGAACTGATCCGCCAGGCGGTCAGCGGCCTGGGTGGCAGCTTCGAGGCGATGAACCGCAAGTCGCGGCAGCAGAGCGTGGCGCTGGCCCGCATCGTCGACCGCGCCGGCGAAGACGGCGGCGCCGGGGTGGACGTGGCCCGCTTCGCCCAGCATGCCAGCCAGCGCATGGAGCAGCTGGTCGAGGCGCTGGAGCAGGTCAGCGGCCAGAGCAGCACCACGGTGCACTACATCGACGACATGTCCCAGCACCTGGACGGCATCTTCGCCCTGCTGGAGGACGTCAAGTCGATCGCCGACCAGACCAATCTGCTGGCGCTGAACGCGGCGATCGAAGCGGCGCGCGCCGGCGAGGCGGGCCGCGGCTTCGCGGTGGTGGCCGACGAGGTGCGCAACTTGTCCGAGCGCTCGACCACCTTCAACGAGCAGATCCGCAAGCTGGCGCACAGCTCCAAGGACGCCATCGCCAAGGTCCGCGAGACGGTCTCGAACATGGCCTCCCGCGACATGGACCGCTCCCGCGAGGCGCGGGCCGAGGCCGCGGCGATGCTGGACAACGTGGCCGCGATCAACCACTCGCTGGGCGACGGCATGCGCGAGATCTCCGAGTGCGGCCGCGCCATCGACAGCAGCGTCGCCGAAGCGGTGCGCGCCCTGCAGTTCGAGGACATCGCCACCCAGGCCCTGGGCGGCGTGCACACCCACCTGGACCGCCTGACCGCGATCAACCGCGAGGCCGTGGCGCTGCAGGAACTGCTGCACCGCAATGGCGGCGTGTTCGACCACGAACTGCTCGACGCCCTGCAGCGGGTCGGCAACCGCCTGCGCGACATGCGCACCGAGTGGGAGCGTCCGCCGCACAAGCCGGTGGCGCAGCAGAGCATGGGTGCCGGCACGGTCGAGTTGTTCTAA
- a CDS encoding AAA-associated domain-containing protein gives MSYSASVPERAPLVRVQGVRKTYDKGGATPLVVLEDVDLTLHSGQIVGLLGRSGSGKSTLLRAIAGLLQPSAGSIAFRDAAPGQVADDIAMVFQSFALFPWLTVLQNVEVGLEARGVAADERRRRALAAIDLIGLDGYEGAYPKELSGGMRQRVGLARALVVRPKLLLMDEPFSALDVLTAETLRTDLLDLWSEGRMPIESILMVTHNIEEAVLMCDRIVIFGANPGRVIGEIEVTLPQPRNRLAPAFRALVDDIYARMTASPQRPQTREGVFPGSGIAMVLPRVSSNLLAGLIEAVAAEPYHGRADLPPLAAGLQLEVDELFPIAETLQLLRFAVFEQGDLQLTPAGQRFAELGTDARKQLFAQHLATYVPLAAHIRRVLDERPAHHAPARRFRDELEDHMSEAYAAETVQAVTSWARYAEYFAYDKQADLFSLENPS, from the coding sequence ATGAGCTATTCCGCAAGCGTGCCCGAGCGCGCCCCGCTGGTCCGCGTGCAGGGTGTGCGCAAGACCTACGACAAGGGCGGGGCGACGCCGCTGGTGGTGCTGGAGGACGTCGACCTGACCCTGCATTCGGGACAGATCGTGGGCCTGCTCGGCCGTTCCGGCTCGGGCAAGTCGACCCTGCTGCGCGCCATCGCCGGGCTGCTGCAGCCCAGCGCCGGCAGCATCGCCTTCCGCGATGCCGCGCCGGGCCAGGTCGCCGACGACATCGCCATGGTGTTCCAGAGCTTCGCCCTGTTCCCATGGCTGACCGTGCTGCAGAACGTGGAAGTGGGCCTGGAGGCGCGCGGCGTGGCCGCCGACGAGCGCCGCCGGCGCGCCCTGGCGGCGATCGACCTGATCGGCCTGGACGGCTACGAGGGCGCCTACCCGAAGGAACTGTCCGGCGGCATGCGTCAGCGCGTGGGCCTGGCGCGGGCGCTGGTGGTACGGCCGAAGCTGCTGCTGATGGACGAGCCGTTCTCGGCGCTGGACGTGCTGACCGCCGAGACCCTGCGTACCGACCTGCTGGACCTGTGGTCGGAAGGGCGCATGCCGATCGAATCGATCCTGATGGTCACCCACAACATCGAAGAAGCGGTGCTGATGTGCGATCGCATCGTGATCTTCGGCGCCAATCCGGGGCGGGTGATCGGCGAGATCGAAGTGACCCTGCCGCAGCCGCGCAATCGCCTGGCGCCGGCATTCCGCGCCCTGGTCGACGACATCTATGCGCGCATGACCGCCAGCCCGCAGCGGCCGCAGACCCGCGAGGGCGTGTTCCCGGGCAGCGGCATCGCCATGGTCTTGCCGCGCGTCTCGAGCAACCTGCTGGCCGGCCTGATCGAAGCGGTGGCGGCCGAGCCCTACCACGGCCGTGCCGACCTGCCGCCGCTGGCGGCCGGCCTGCAGCTGGAAGTGGACGAACTGTTCCCGATCGCCGAGACCCTGCAACTGCTGCGTTTCGCCGTGTTCGAACAGGGCGACCTGCAACTGACCCCGGCCGGGCAGCGCTTCGCCGAACTCGGGACCGACGCGCGCAAGCAACTGTTCGCCCAGCACCTGGCCACCTACGTGCCGCTGGCCGCGCACATCCGCCGCGTGCTCGACGAACGCCCGGCGCATCACGCACCGGCGCGCCGCTTCCGCGACGAACTGGAAGACCACATGTCCGAGGCCTACGCGGCGGAGACGGTCCAGGCGGTCACCAGCTGGGCGCGCTACGCCGAGTACTTCGCCTACGACAAGCAGGCGGACCTGTTCTCGCTGGAGAATCCGAGCTGA
- a CDS encoding ABC transporter permease subunit, whose product MLPFARDRSAPGQLAARPGVLPNLHDLAVFALLLGLGALLLHGASDMRAPLPPAGTAAVSLELWQLPEYGLRTTLRMFAAMAASLVFTFVVATLAAKSRRAERVIVPALDILQSVPVLGFLTFTVTFFLGLFPGRQIGAELASIFAIFTSQAWNMAFSFYQSLRNVPRDLDEVSRGFGLSAWQRFWRLEAPYATPSLIWNMMMSMSGGWFFVVASEAISVGDHTLELPGIGSYLALAIAQRNFAAVGWAVVAMAVLIALYDQLLFRPIVAWSDKFRAELTASQDKPQSWLYDLLRRTRLAKRLVAPLAWVWQRAMLVRWTPRRQPQLQAAPQAPGRSGVWGDRLWSAALALAGAAAAWFAYDYGRRHLGLHDLAEAFGGGLATLLRVVVLIALASVVWVPIGVWIGLRPKVAQRVQPLAQFLAAFPANVLFPFAVLAIVSTGADPNIWLSPLMILGTQWYILFNVIAGASAFPTDLREAATIYHLRSWTWWRRVILPGIFPYYITGALTASGGSWNASIVAELASWGHTQVQAYGLGAYIARATAAGDGPRVLLGVAVMSLFVTLFNRAVWRRLYVFAERRLRFD is encoded by the coding sequence ATGCTGCCATTCGCCCGCGACCGCTCCGCGCCCGGACAGCTCGCCGCACGCCCCGGCGTGCTGCCCAACCTGCACGATCTTGCGGTGTTCGCGCTGCTGCTGGGCCTGGGTGCGTTGCTGCTGCACGGCGCATCCGACATGCGCGCGCCGCTGCCGCCGGCCGGCACCGCCGCGGTGTCGCTGGAGCTGTGGCAGCTCCCCGAATACGGCCTGCGCACCACCTTGCGCATGTTCGCGGCGATGGCCGCCTCGCTGGTGTTCACCTTCGTGGTGGCGACCCTGGCCGCCAAGAGCCGGCGCGCCGAGCGGGTGATCGTGCCGGCGCTGGACATCCTGCAGTCGGTGCCGGTGCTGGGCTTCCTCACCTTCACCGTGACCTTCTTCCTGGGCCTGTTCCCCGGCCGGCAGATCGGCGCCGAATTGGCTTCGATCTTCGCTATCTTCACCAGCCAGGCCTGGAACATGGCGTTCTCGTTCTACCAGTCGCTGCGCAACGTGCCGCGCGACCTGGACGAGGTGTCGCGCGGTTTCGGGCTCAGCGCCTGGCAGCGTTTCTGGCGGCTGGAGGCGCCGTACGCCACGCCCTCGCTGATCTGGAACATGATGATGTCCATGTCCGGCGGCTGGTTCTTCGTGGTCGCTTCCGAGGCGATCAGCGTCGGCGACCACACCCTGGAATTGCCCGGCATCGGCTCGTACCTGGCGCTGGCGATCGCGCAGCGCAACTTCGCCGCGGTCGGCTGGGCGGTGGTGGCGATGGCGGTGCTGATCGCCCTGTACGACCAGTTGCTGTTCCGCCCGATCGTGGCCTGGTCGGACAAGTTCCGCGCCGAACTCACCGCCTCGCAGGACAAGCCGCAGTCGTGGCTGTACGACCTGCTGCGGCGCACGCGCCTGGCCAAGCGCCTGGTCGCGCCGCTGGCCTGGGTCTGGCAGCGCGCCATGCTGGTGCGCTGGACGCCGCGGCGCCAGCCGCAACTGCAGGCCGCGCCGCAGGCACCCGGCCGCAGCGGGGTGTGGGGCGATCGGCTGTGGAGCGCGGCGCTGGCCCTGGCCGGTGCGGCCGCGGCGTGGTTCGCCTACGACTACGGTCGCCGTCACCTGGGCCTGCACGACCTGGCCGAGGCCTTCGGCGGCGGCCTGGCCACGCTGCTGCGGGTGGTGGTGCTGATCGCCCTGGCCAGCGTGGTGTGGGTGCCGATCGGGGTGTGGATCGGGCTGCGCCCGAAGGTGGCGCAGCGGGTGCAGCCGCTGGCGCAGTTCCTGGCCGCGTTCCCGGCCAACGTGCTGTTCCCGTTCGCGGTGCTGGCCATCGTCAGCACCGGCGCCGATCCCAACATCTGGCTGTCGCCGCTGATGATCCTCGGCACCCAGTGGTACATCCTGTTCAACGTGATCGCCGGCGCCAGCGCGTTTCCCACCGATCTGCGCGAGGCCGCCACCATCTACCACCTGCGCTCGTGGACCTGGTGGCGGCGGGTGATCCTGCCCGGCATCTTCCCGTACTACATCACCGGTGCGCTGACCGCCTCCGGCGGTTCCTGGAACGCCAGCATCGTGGCCGAGCTGGCCAGCTGGGGCCACACCCAGGTGCAGGCCTACGGCCTCGGTGCCTACATCGCCCGCGCCACCGCCGCCGGCGACGGCCCGCGGGTGCTGCTCGGGGTGGCGGTGATGTCGCTGTTCGTGACCCTCTTCAACCGTGCGGTCTGGCGACGTCTGTACGTCTTCGCCGAACGCCGCCTGCGTTTCGACTGA